One Vicia villosa cultivar HV-30 ecotype Madison, WI linkage group LG5, Vvil1.0, whole genome shotgun sequence genomic window, CTGATTCTGGTTTTTGCAGCTTGTACACTTCTTTTCAGTGCTTCTCTCTACCCCTCCTCTATCCAATTTTGGATTTGTTCGAAACATTGTTGTGCACACTGATTCATTCTGCTTGTCGGTAGTCTTCCCCCCTCCCCAAACTCTTCACCCATTCGAGACTTGCTTAGTCTATGTTCAGTTGGGTGCTTTTTCTTGTTTCTGAAGCTTACTTGGTGGGCTCTGTCTTGGGCTTCCTCATGAAATACATTATCCATCTAAATCTAATCCTATGCTTCTCATTATGAACCAACCTATTTCATTAGGATAATTGTTTCTTTTCATGATCACTTTTAAACATGAGGTAGAGCCTTGGCACCATAGTAAGGTTGCTTCCTTGTGACATGGAATTCAGTCATGCACTAAAATCCTGGAAACAGCCTCTCCGCGCAGAATTAGGTTTCATACATCTACGGTCTACCCTCTTTAGACCATAGACCCTGCCTTGTGTAAGCCTTATGCACCACCTGTTTATAATCActgttaaataaaattttaatattaaaatattggtAGTAAATAGTATTAGAAGAATATCTATATTCTTGAAACTTATTTGTATTATCATACTATTAATTACTTGAAATATTGACATGTGTTGGGTCATATTTATTTCAGAAGGTGATGCGCATGCTTCCAAAAGAATCCGGGTGCTGGTTGAAGATAGTGAAgaagagagtgattttgaagatgaCAGCTTTATTATTGAGAATGATAAATCCACTCTTGAGGCCCTGTCTGGTGATGTTACTTTCTCTGCTGAAGAGAACGGCGTTACTGTTTCCAAGGAGGAAAGGTGGGGCTTATTGGACGGTCGAATGTTGGCACGAGTCTTCCACTTCTTGAGGTCTGATTTGAAGTCTCTCGTCTTTGCGTCCATGACATGCAAGCATTGGAAAGCGTCTGTAAAGTTTTACAAAGAAGTTTCGAAAAATGTCAACTTGTCATCCCTTGGCCATTTTTGCACCGATTCCATACTTTGGAATATTATGGTAGGTTtggtatatatttttcatttaacaTTGTCAGAAATATTTCATTGTTTTCCCATCTAACCTGATTGTTTGCTTGCAGAATGCCTATGAAAAAGACAAAATCAAATCTATGATTCTAATGGGTTGCACCAATATTACTGCTGACATGCTAGAGAAAGTGTTTCTCTTATTTCCTGGTTTATCTACTGTAGATATCAGAGGGTGCAATCAGTTTGAGGAGCTCACTCCTAAATTTTCCAATGTGAAATGGATCAAGAGCCGAAATTCACGCATAACTAAAATTGCAGATGAGCCACATAAAATCAGAAGCCTCAAACAGATTACTGATCAATCTTTGTCCGTTTCTAAAGCCAGTAGTTTTGGTATTAGGGATAATTTTGGTGAGCTGAAGGTTTATTTTGATAGTGTGGACAAGAGAGACACGGTGAAGCAATTATTCCGTCAAAATTTATACAAGCGTTCAAAATTATATGATGCAAGAAAGTCCTCTTCTATCCTCTCTAGAGATGCTCGAACAAGACGATGGTCAATTAAGAAGTCGGAAAGTGGTTACAAAAAGATGGAGGAATTTCTTGCTTCAAGACTCAGGGAAATTATGAAGGCAAATGCTTGTGACTTTTTTGTACCCAAGGTACATGAATAATTTCTGCAATAAATTCTTTTCAAGTAATTATGAAATTTTTGTTATTTAGAATTTctaatgtattattattatttgcttATAGGTTGCAGAAATTGAGGCTAAAATAAAAAGAGGTTATTACAGTGGGCATGGGCTGAGCTCTGTGAAGGAGGACATAAGCAGAATGTGCCGAGATGCAATGAAGTAGGTTTAAgttttcttttttcatctttttccttGATATGAATGCTTTTTTTGTCATATACTCCCTCGTTCCTCTGCCCCTTTGCCACTTTTCAgttttcacatatattaagcttAGAATTGGACAATGATTTTCTGAATACTATATCAAAAGTAATTAGAGTACAACCACTAAACTGTTTAAATAGACTATGCTATACCTAATGGCCTAATTAGCCCAGCGAGTACAATCTATACAAATAATAACACAATACGTATAGAATTATATTTAAAACATTTAGAAAAGTTGATATGTAATTAATGTGTATATTTTGTGTTTTACTATTACTAAACTGTCCTTTGGGTATAAACACTTTTAATATATAGAATTTTTATCTTCCAAGATAAATTAGTAGTTTAATTAGGGgtatatttggaaaaaaaattattaaatgcaTCTAGCAATTTGGAAGAGTTTAGGGATAATTTTTTCCCCAAAGGTGCTCATAAATTGGGACGGAGagagtttatttttctttttctttttctttttttgattctATGGTTATCATATGTGGGGTATATGTGGGCACATGTGCGTGTATCTGTATGTTCTAAGAAGAATGCAAAAGATCAGAGATGGATGCACTTACGGTTTTGTGGGGGCACTCGCCTGCAATAATATTCTTTGATGCAATGCTATATGTATAAAATGTATACTTAATAACTTTGGGGTATTTTGGCTTAGTTGCTTATTTAATTGGTTTGGTTACTAGTAGATTTGGCATAAAGGCCGCTAGTTGGCTATGTTTCTGGCACTACCGACACGTTGATGGAATTGTGGTGGTTCTTTTGTATGATTGCACATAGGCTCTTGTTCAAAAAATCTCAAATAACTTTGGAAATTGTAAATTTTCTCAATTTATGTCTTATGCTAGTGGTGAAGTCTATTTATAATATTTCATGTTTTTATCTTTGGAAAAAATATCTATACACAATTACATACACAAAAGTTTCAACCCCATTGTAATGTAGTGCGGCCTATAAATTACCTAAAAACTCTCGCctcttaaatatttataatatttcttattttcatctttggAAAAAATATCTATACACAGTTACATACACAAAAGTTTAAACTCCATTATAATGCAGTGCGGCCCATAATTTACGTAAAAACTCTCACCTCTTTAATATTTGTCCCTCATAGCCAATTTATGAAaagtataattaaatttatattgcaTCTTTTAGATCATAATAATTTTAGAATTGCAATTTTCTTGTCTTTATTAtaagaaaattttgattttttttattccttttataaGAAAAAGTCACAACTTCTAAGATGCATTTATTGTTTAAAAGACTTTTTTGCCCTTCTTTAAAATGTTTGTCTTTTAATATTAGTGGGTGCATTTAATATCTCACAATTCTCGATATTTGACAAAACCTTCAAAAAGTAACAACAAATATGAGGTTCATTGGTTTTGATAGTTTTTTGTTTTTCCTTCTTGACTAGGAGTATTATGTATATTTTTTGCAAAGttagtatatattttttataatcgtTCATAtgttttcaaaatttgaaaagtCGTCGAGAATATTATGATGTATACTTGCACTCTTAAAaacaatatatatgcatataataTTGCCCCCACAATTTAAAATTATGGATTATTGAAAAAGAGTATGGAAAGTAATAGAACTGTGCTAAGGAGAGAATCAATTCCATTATGATATTCACAGAAATGGATTCTCTCTTCCAAGAGAAAAGTTCCTCCTTACATCCTATAGTGGCTCTGCTACAATTCTTCAGTTGGGCTGCTTTTTATTTTCTCTGTTTATTTATACTCTCCTGATTATCCACCTTGTGTAACTAGTTCCTCACTCTTGTACAGATTCTCCCTTTCCTCTACCGcccatatttatttaattaataatttacttATATGCGTATTTATTACAGGGCAAAGAATCGTGGTGATGCTAATGATATGAATCATGTTATCTCATTATTTATTCAGCTTGCAACACGGTTGGAGGAAAGTTCTAAATATGTGAATGATAGAGATGCGCAATTGAAGTTATCGGGAAATGACTTACCGTTGGCATTCTGTTCTACTTCCTCTAAGTACAAGAAGAATAGATTAGTGACTGAGAGAAAGTATAGGAGTGATGGAATACATGGTGGTTTGGATAATGGAGAGTATGCTTCTGATAGAGAAATCAGAAGGCGTTTATCAAAATTGAATAAGAAATCTATGGACTCAGAGAGTGAGACATCTGATGACCTTGATAGGTCTTCTGAAGATGGCAATAGTGACGGTGATACTTCAACCTCCAATACTGATAGTGACCAAGAAGCTCATCTAGAGAGACGAACCAGAGAATCAAAGGGAAATGGATACTTCACACCTAGTGATGGGTTGGATTTCATTACAGATGAACGTGAATGGGGAGCTCGTATGACGAAAGCAAGTTTGGTTCCTCCTGTTACTCGGAAATATGATGTCATTGATCAATATGTCATTGTAGCTGATGAGGATGATGTGCAAAGGAAGATGCGGGTTTCATTACCAGATGACTATGCAGAGAAGTTGGCTGCACAAAAGAATGGCACTGAGGAGTCTGATATGGAACTTCCTGAAGTCAAGGATTACAAACCTAGAAAAAGGCTTGAAAATGAGGTTATTGAGCAAGAGGTTTATGGAATCGATCCCTATACACACAATCTTTTACTTGATTCTATGCCTGAGGGGTTAGATTGGTCTCTTCAAGAGAAGCATGTGTTTATAGAAGAGACACTCCTTCGGACATTGAATATGCAAGTTAGGCATTTTACCGGAACTGGAAGCACTCCAATGAGCTACCCTTTGCAGCCTGTTATCCAAGAGATTGAAAGGTGTGCAGAGGAGCACCGTGACGCAAGAATGATTGGTATGTGCCAAGGTATCCTAAAAGCCATAGGCAGACGTCCTGATGATAAATATGTAGCTTATAGAAAGGTATACTCTTTATGAATTTGTTCATGCATACATACATACACGCATGCTTGTATTTATGAAACACTAAAATTCAATGGTTAGCTTCCATTGGTTCTCTCTGTCCTAGGTGATTCAATTCAGTACTAAATTCAGTTTGTTTCCTTCTTTGAGCTGCCTATAACTGTCAATTGATCTGGATCATGCAGGGGCTTGGTGTTGTTTGCAATAAGGAAGAGGGCTTTGGCGAAGATGATTTTGTCGTGGAGTTTCTTGGAGAGGTATGGCTACCTATttatattgatattttatttatactTCTTTATTCACGTTTCTTTTCAGGTATAAATATGCAAGTTATATAATCTCAATATCTATCTATCCTATAATGTATATACTGATGAGAGTAGACAATATAGTAGTTTCATATTTTCCATCATCAAACTATTTATGATTGATTGCTGCAAATTTTGACAcgttttaaatttgaaatacacatgaattattaaattattagtttTGTGACGTTCGCCTATAAAATTGTGATCTTGATCTTTATTCCTATTTGCTTTATAACATTTTTTAACATTCTGTTTTCTAGTTTGCCTCATTGAATATTTACCATTTCTGGCTGTGCCATCTTGTAGTTTTGCACAGAATGTCACATGGACAGTATATGCTTATACATGATGTTTGTTATCCTCTTCAATTGGTGTGCTGTGTTATTTAGAAACTTAGTCTTAATATGATGGCTGCGAATTTTTATTTCACATATTtacatagtttttatttttatcaggTGTATCCTGTATGGAAGTGGTTTGAGAAACAAGATGGGATACGATCTCTGCAAAAAAATAGCAAAGATCCAGCACCAGAATTTTATAACATATACCTCGAGAGGCCAAAGGTGCCTGATGCTTCAGAAAAGAAATTTGTTGTTTTAACTTGATTTTGTTTGTCAATCTATCAACTTTGTGGACTAGCCTAATCTTCATTTACATGACAGGGTGATGCTGATGGTTATGACTTGGTTGTTGTTGATGCCATGCATAAGGCTAACTATGCCAGTCGAATATGTCATTCATGCCGACCTAATTGTGAAGCAAAGTAAGTACATTTGTCTTCTATTGTTGTTTCCAATATGTTTTTGACTTGTTAACAACTTGATGTTGGTCCTGTTTATTTTAAAACAGTTGTTAACTTTTTCAGTGCATAGCTTGTATATTTTGGGAAATTCATATGCTTAAAAGATTCTGTGCACCCATTACCTACTTCAATCGTGATAGTTTTTGCATACACAACATAATATCTGTGGTTGGGAAGCACAGGTTCTTGCAAACTGTGGGTCCACCCCTGGCTTCCTTTAAATGTTGTCAGCCTGTTTGAGTAAGCTTTATATGCTTGGTGAAGATTCAATTTTAACCGAAGTTGCTCCTTACAAGCTTTGGTCAAACATTCATTGAAACTGTAAAATTTTGCCATTTCCATTGGAAAAGCCGAAAAGCTTAACCATACATGCTGTATTGCACCTTTTAATACCCTTCTCTCGCCTCTCATTTTTATTCTTTAAAGTTCcacctcccctccaaatccctcttTTGGAAATCTCTTTTTCTTCATGTCTATCCATCCAGTCAAAATTCTCATTTCGATGTCCTTAACTTAATGATCTTCCTGTAGCTCAAGAAGGCTGTAAAGTTTAACCCCCTAATTATTTATTCCTCAACATTCCTCCTCCCTTCCAAATCCCTATTTCCTGTTCCTGAAATTACTCTCTGCATTGATTCCAGTCAAAATTCTCCTGCCCCATCCTTCTTGGTTCTTTTATGCTGTATTGTAATATGTCTTCCTTTTGGTTGACGAATTAAGCATTGAGTCTGGGATCAACTCAAAAACTCCCATATTTAATCTTTAATTATATCATTGAAAGTGTCTTTTTGGAGTATTATTTAAAAGCAGATGATTATAATAAATGGGTGTAATTAACTAATTCTTTTGAACTTACTTGAATGGGATATGATTTTTGTATTTAACCATTATCTTATTCTCTTATATTTTCAGAGTTACTGCTGTTGGCGGTCATTATCAAATTGGTATATATAGTGTTCGTAAAATTCAACATGGCGAGGAGATCACTTTTGATTACAACTCTGTTACAGAGGTTTGTCCAGTTGCTTGTCAAGCTTTTGCATTCTTAAAGTAAAATGTATcccctttatattttttttctaatgaaTACCTGTTTCATCTCACTGCAGAGCAAGGAGGAATATGAAGCATCAGTCTGTTTATGTGGAAGCCAAGTTTGCCGAGGAAGCTATCTAAATTTGACTGGTGAAGGGGCTTTCCAAAAGGTTTAACAAAATCTTTGACTTTAAAGTGCTGATAAAATATAGAAGTAGAAAATTAAAAAAGCACGTGTCAAATAGACTCCCTATCGACCTGGGCACTCATTCGACACAATTGGATACTTTTAGCTGCATTTTGCTGTCCTCTTATTTGTTTTCATACCATTATGATTACAAACGATTAATAAATTATACGACTAGGAAATGTAGATACCATACCAGACAGTCTGACCTAAggataaattaaaagaaataattttttgcATTACAATCAACCAAATGAATGCCTTGTATATCCTGAAATATGGACTTGCAGATCATTGGCATAAATTTCTCTTGACATTATAGGCCCGGGCCCGtttgttttatttgtattttcaaaaatgatttttataaaaacattttaaaaaaatttgaagtttttttaaattaattttttataaattaaaagactaattttgacatcttatagcataaatatacattattgacGATTAAAACGtgatcaaaatcataattttttcataaAGATGTATctcaaataatttttatgaaaagctatttgaaatagcttcaaatttaaatgattttttttgaaattttgatcatTTTAGCTGCTGACTGGAGTACTTTTGGTCCTTTCAGGTACTGAAAGAGTGGCATGGAATTCTTGACTGTCATTATTTGATGCTAGAAGCCTGTGAATTAAACTCCGTTTCTGAAGAGGACTACAATGACTTGGGAAGAGCTGGTTTAGGCAATTGTTTGCTTGGAGGCTTGCCAGATTGGCTAGTTGCTTATGCGGCTCGCCTTGTATGTGCCTTGCTTCCTCTGTGTTGTGTTGATGTTTTTTACTTTCTATattcttttattctttatttttttgtgaCACATTGTGCTGGTGTAGGTGAGATTTATTAATTTTGAAAGAACTAAACTTCCTGAGGCAATTCTAAAGCATAATttggaagaaaaaagaaaatatttttcagaTATATGTCTTGAAGTTGAGAGGAGTGACGCAGAGGTTCAGGTGTGCTCTTGTTTCTCTACCTGTAACTTATTATCAACCTAAGACTAGTTTAAAGAATATTTATTTCCTTTCCTATGTCTCTTTATGAGTCAGGCTGAGGGTGTATACAACCAGAGGCTTCAGAATCTTGCTGTCACGCTTGATAAGGTGATTGTACTTCCATTTTGCTATGTATTTTCCAGCTTTATTATTCTAGTTTTTAATGAAGGTAAGGGCTTCACATTTAAAATATTATCCTAAAAGAGTGATGGTAATTGGCAAATAGTGTTTTTAGGGTCAGGATCACTGCTAACAAATACCACTGGgccaatatttttttaaagataagtTGCATGACACTGCATTCTATAGATGGTCAACAATTTTAGATCTTTTATTCTAGGTAGCATTTTATGCTATCTAACTACACTCTTTGCTGTAATGTGAAGTGGATGGTATAATTTTTGCTCTGTACTTTCAGATCTCAGTGTGTAGctgtatttttttaagtaaacttTGTTTCCtgtttgaatattattttaatcTTTGAGTTACATTACAGGTAAGGTATGTTATGAGATGTGTTTTTGGTGATCCAATGAAAGCTCCACCTCCTCTTGAGAAGCTCAGTCCTGAAGCAGTTGTTTCGCTCCTCTGGAAAGGAGAGGATTCGTTTGTTGAGGAGCTTCTTCAATGCCTGACTCCTCACGTGGAAGAGTCTACCTTGAATGATCTCAAGTCCAAAACTCGTGCTCGCGATCCTCTGAATTCTAAAGATATTCAGAAAGCTATTCAGAAATCTCTGTTGTGGTAAGTGCTTGCACTCCTAATTTGTGTGTATTTCGTCCTGGTTGAACTTGCCATCTTTACCTTATGTTACTTTTCCTCTTTTTGAAGGTTGAGAGACGAGGTTCGAAATCTTCCTTGTACATACAAATGTCGGCATGATGCTGCTGCTGACTTAATCCATATTTATGCTTATACCAAGTACTTCTTTAGAGTACTGGTATGTTCTTGTATTGTTAATGTCAGTTTTTCAAAATGGTGCTTTTGCACTTCCAGTTTTTGTTTAAAAAAGTTTTAGTTTGAATTGTAGTTATTTGTGTGTGCAGGATTATAAAACTACTACTTCACCACCTGTCTATATTAGTCCACTTGACTTAGGTCCTAAGTATGCTGACAAGTTGGGAGCAGGATTTCAGGAGTATCGGAAGATATATGGTCAAAATTATTGTTTAGGGCAACTGATATTTTGGCATAATCAGAGTGATGGGGAGCCTGATTGTACCCTGGCTAGAGCTAGCAAGGGAAGCTTGTCATTGCCAGACATCAGTTCCTTCTATGCTAAGGCTCATAAGCCTTCACGGCAACGTGTTTATGGTCCAAAGACTGTCAGATCCATGTTGGCAAGAATGGTTAGTTTTCTTCATGCACATTTATGTACTTATATTGTATATTTTGCTTGTCAGTATAAATTTGTTTTCTGTTTGGTAATTACATATTTTTGAACCATAGTTGGAGTTAGTCGAAAAGGAAAATTGATATTACATAGCTGTCACCATACGAGATTCAAATCTGATTTTATAGGCAGTTTTACTGTCATTTCACGACTAAAAACTGTAATCTTTTATTCACACAACAGCAATGCCAACTGGTGTGTCAAGACATCCCCATCTAGGTGGAATTAATTGAGCTCTGAAACATGGTAATTACTGGGTGTTTGCAGATTAAATTTTAGCCGTTGGTTGTGGCCAAATTTGGTAATCTAGAAGAAATTCTGGACTATATCTTATTCGAGCATTTCAGATTTATTTTTCCTTTATGCTGCCATTACAGCTGTAAATATAATGTAGGAAAGTACTACCTATCTGATCATGGTATTTAATTTGTGATGATCATGCGTGATATAAATAGTTTATGCTGCCATTACAGCTGTAACTAAGTTTCTGGGATTTAGTTAGTAATACTAACTGTTACATGCCAGGCCATTGTATGCTTCTGGGTTCTTTGTTGCTGATGAGTGATGATTGAGcatactttttcttttctttttttatccaGGAGAAGCATCCGCAGAGACCTTGGCCCAAAGACCAGATCTGGTCATTCAAAAATAGTCCTAAATTTTTTGGTAGCCCAATGCTAGACGCTGTAATTAACAATACTCCACTGGATAGGGAGATGGTTCACTGGTTGAAGCACAGACCTGCAATATTCCAGGCCATGTGGGACCAGTAAAATTTTGCTTGCTTTTGCTGAAGAAGACTTCCATACTGGTCAAACCTTTGTGGTTCATCATTCAGAACTGCCTGCCTCTTTTAGCGTGGGGAGTCTGTAAATTATTAGTCTAAAGCATAATTCTCTGGTCTGCTTTTTCTGTCATTGTTGTGTACAGTTAGTTTTTTTTAACCATTGATTTGTAATTCATTTGGTTGTAGGACATTTAGTCTTCatagaaaatgaaatgaaatgaaggAAAAAAAAGTTTAATTCAAGGAATTTGCTGTCTTCTCATCTTGTCCGTTAAAACTGAACTGAGTAAATCTTTCCATTACAGGTTGGTGCACTTGCATCTCAGTGATGACTACAAAATTTCAGATTTGTAATTTTAGATTATCTGAAACTGCCTTTGAACATTTAGGATGCATCGATCTTATAGTTAAATGAGCATGAAGAGGATTAATAACTTCCAAAGTGTTTTAGAGGCTTGCTTTTAAGTAGTCGGTGAATGATAATGAAGTTTCTATCTTGATTCACTTTGCTCAAGAAAAGTAAAGGAAAAGGGTTTCTAGGAAACCTGAGCTGATGTACAGGTTGGTGCACTACAAGTGATACAATATTCAACTACGAGTGGGTGATCCTACTATAGTTGATCATGCGTGATATAAATACACTATGTTGTAAAAACATAGTACCTGTTGTACTAATAGATGGTGCTTGGTTACTTCCCAATTTCAACTTTCCAGTCATAAAAACATTCACGAGATTTTTGTATCTCATCTTAATATGGTACCTATTGTACTATCACTGTCGTGGAAACCGGCTGGACATTCCATTATTGTTACCATTCCTCTTCTAAGATTATAAGGCCTTCATGAAGGAGTTTAGAACCACTCTTCATGAAGCTAGTAAAATCTAAtaattttggttttgttttaaagcTTTATTTCCCTTGATTCCGTATCAAGATGTTGTAGAGGACCCCTGGAACGGTAGTAAAAGAAATCTAGCCAAAGCTTTGCCAACCGTCTAAGAAAAGCAAGAAAAATAACTGTCTAAATATTGTTTGAAGGCATTTAGAGAGCTATACAAACTACTGATTCTTAGTACCTTCTTTATCTTGAGCCAAATTGAGGTATTCATACAACTTGATTTTCTTTCAAGAGGAGTTTCATTGGTACAAATAATCCAATGAGGAATGGGTGAAGTTTGCTCAATCTATAATTAGAAGAAAAAGTACAATGTTCATGGCCTAAATTTGCCGGAAGAACTATAGTGTAGATTATAATTGGACGTTGATCATTACACCCTATTTCATGTAATGATTACACATCctataaaaattctaaaatattctttgtattatttggattttaaaatCTGAATATGTTTATTATACACCAAATCACTTTATTAGATTGACATTTCATTTTTGCCAAAAAAAATCTCTATTTTAATCTCCGAATTAATCTTGTATGTGTATTTTTTGTGTTTCCTTACAATTGAGAAAATAGAAGAACTAGTGCGTATATTTGAATGTCAAAATGGCAACATCATTCCCATAACGAACCATAAAACAAAatgacaaaatataaaaatacaaagtAAAAGACAACTACTGCATATATTTGATGCCCATGTTCCTCATCTGCCTTCTATACTACAACGCATTTCAAGCATATGGTGAGATGAGTTGTAGGGTGGTCATCTAAGGAGTGTCTTCCTCAAACTCACCACTAGCTAGGACCTTACTCTAAATAGTCATAATAGTGACATATCAACAACACATCAGCGACATGGTCCATCCTTGTCTGTTCGTCTTCTAAGATCTCATAATGATTCAGTCTCAAGGGATCTCCTTATGCATATGGTGTCATTTAAGGATGTGGCACTCTATAAAAATATTAGATGTAGCCGTATATCGTACTCCATGGACGAGGAGTTAACACACGACGTGCATCCTTCAAGAGCATATGTCATAATACTCCACATATATCTCATCAACATTCCCGCACAAGACAATGGCAGGAATAATAATTATGGGGTCTCTAGGTTTATCCTACATATACTCGAACTACAACAATACTCACTTAGGTAGATGAGGCTACATAATTCGAGACCCACACACCATTTAGAGTACAAGGCTATCACTTTCAAAGATTGTGCCTCATTGTGATCGACATACAACATAAAACAAATATCACCCGACCCAATGCAGTCTAGAGCAACTCATAATGACTTGGTCGCCCGATTTTCTCTGTCAAAGTAGTCAAGAGCAACTCAGAATGACTCGGTCGCCCGATTTTCTCCGAGTAGGATGATTGAGCACACATGTGAAAATGCTAGTGGATCCATGCTTGAAAATGGTTTAGATGAAATATTATTAACAATGTAGCACaagtattataaaattaaaatcagTAAGGTGGcaaaaaattactgtaaatagacAATTGTTTCTTGTCAACTATTTCGTCTTCCATATGTGAGGGCAAAGCTCTACAATAAAGTGTTTCAATGATGTCAAAACATGTCTCCTTAGTTTGGATATGTTACTAGTCGATAGGATGAACAAGGAAGCATGAAGGATCATAAAAATTTgcgtttttggttttttttgggGCTCAGGTCGACTCACAAAGAGgctcaggtcgactcatgctGAAAGCAAGATTTTGGACTAGCCTCGGGAATGCTCAGGCCGACCTATAGGTCGACGTAACCTGGGAACCAATTTTGCAaacaatgcgtcgacgcatggcc contains:
- the LOC131601726 gene encoding histone-lysine N-methyltransferase ATXR3-like isoform X1, translated to MGDGGVACMPLQQQQQQRVIEKLPSAAEETICGGKSENGVSSELVKVPEKKKVIKVKKVKKIVKKVKKKIVPVKKKENVNVKKELALDIVSSNGVESGEICGQKEEVEEGELGTLKWPRNELENGEFVPEKLLPLSSSPPPPPRSNEIENGDIATERWKKMQVEKGEVDIWRKKEIISEKGWKGENEKGAYGSWRGGISSDVEKGEFIPDRWHKGDTGQDDYGYSRINRYESCRDKGWKTERDWECTPSSGRYAGNDFYRKKEFNRSGSQHVKSAPRWEGGQERNIRISSKIADEEKNEYNGRIHAREYSSGSRLKRHGNDSDGWERKQYGDYAGFKSRRLCDDGSHHVYSDHHVYSENHSRHSVERSYRNSSSKLSADKYSSRHHESSLPTRLAYDKHGCSPRHSERSPHDRARYYDNKDHTSARRSPYGRDRSPYDRDRSPYGRDRSPYSRERSPYSRDRSPYSRERSPYNREKSLHGRERSPYSRERSPYNREKSLHGRERSPCDRNWDRSRNRDLKLRSPIHAERSPQNRGRHHGYRDRTPNLIEQFPFDRTRQNNDRETSNKTLSTEKHNSQHSCKNPENKNIQKEPTLSGKELIGERSVHDANGPVVKGVCNEPEKEQESCRPAINCQDSPCLLLPTEEQPSMEEDMDICDTPPHVPVFADSSSGKWFYLDYCGLEHGPSKLSDIKVLVDEGVLMSDHFIKHIDSDRWLTVENAASPLVAQSFPLIVSDSITQLVNPPEASGNLLSDTGDILQSGPKNDQERQAPFLKSMLYPDDNMLAPEPLDDLHFDERVGVLLEGYDVIPGRELEAITEALQMNFEYAEWDDLGAYKGFPEPDTCLSMDHDSKVDFASNEQDFDKDNGFTLGVPDDWFSAQWSCKGGDWKRNEESQDRYSKKKLVLNDGFPLCQMPNYGCEDPRWARKEDLYYPSHNRKLDIPLWAFCTDELVDCSGTVSRPVQSKFISVRGVKGNVHSVVRINSCVVKDQGSLVSESHHKTQGKDRYHSRSARPLSSTRDSKRSSSEEDSQFKTVIDQGSQGYCKSVESINISQDHLCAVHDLQLHLGDWYYLDGSGRERGPSSFSDLQSLVDQGIIKKYSSVFRKCDKLWVPVTSSTETLDVHHKSHQESSSASSEFSEHQGVSFGEPHSKSNMFNSIYPQFVGYTRGKLHELVIKSYKSREFAAVINEVLDPWINARQPKKEVEKQIYWKSEGDAHASKRIRVLVEDSEEESDFEDDSFIIENDKSTLEALSGDVTFSAEENGVTVSKEERWGLLDGRMLARVFHFLRSDLKSLVFASMTCKHWKASVKFYKEVSKNVNLSSLGHFCTDSILWNIMNAYEKDKIKSMILMGCTNITADMLEKVFLLFPGLSTVDIRGCNQFEELTPKFSNVKWIKSRNSRITKIADEPHKIRSLKQITDQSLSVSKASSFGIRDNFGELKVYFDSVDKRDTVKQLFRQNLYKRSKLYDARKSSSILSRDARTRRWSIKKSESGYKKMEEFLASRLREIMKANACDFFVPKVAEIEAKIKRGYYSGHGLSSVKEDISRMCRDAMKAKNRGDANDMNHVISLFIQLATRLEESSKYVNDRDAQLKLSGNDLPLAFCSTSSKYKKNRLVTERKYRSDGIHGGLDNGEYASDREIRRRLSKLNKKSMDSESETSDDLDRSSEDGNSDGDTSTSNTDSDQEAHLERRTRESKGNGYFTPSDGLDFITDEREWGARMTKASLVPPVTRKYDVIDQYVIVADEDDVQRKMRVSLPDDYAEKLAAQKNGTEESDMELPEVKDYKPRKRLENEVIEQEVYGIDPYTHNLLLDSMPEGLDWSLQEKHVFIEETLLRTLNMQVRHFTGTGSTPMSYPLQPVIQEIERCAEEHRDARMIGMCQGILKAIGRRPDDKYVAYRKGLGVVCNKEEGFGEDDFVVEFLGEVYPVWKWFEKQDGIRSLQKNSKDPAPEFYNIYLERPKGDADGYDLVVVDAMHKANYASRICHSCRPNCEAKVTAVGGHYQIGIYSVRKIQHGEEITFDYNSVTESKEEYEASVCLCGSQVCRGSYLNLTGEGAFQKVLKEWHGILDCHYLMLEACELNSVSEEDYNDLGRAGLGNCLLGGLPDWLVAYAARLVRFINFERTKLPEAILKHNLEEKRKYFSDICLEVERSDAEVQAEGVYNQRLQNLAVTLDKVRYVMRCVFGDPMKAPPPLEKLSPEAVVSLLWKGEDSFVEELLQCLTPHVEESTLNDLKSKTRARDPLNSKDIQKAIQKSLLWLRDEVRNLPCTYKCRHDAAADLIHIYAYTKYFFRVLDYKTTTSPPVYISPLDLGPKYADKLGAGFQEYRKIYGQNYCLGQLIFWHNQSDGEPDCTLARASKGSLSLPDISSFYAKAHKPSRQRVYGPKTVRSMLARMEKHPQRPWPKDQIWSFKNSPKFFGSPMLDAVINNTPLDREMVHWLKHRPAIFQAMWDQ